The following coding sequences lie in one Eubacterium ventriosum genomic window:
- a CDS encoding FeoB-associated Cys-rich membrane protein, whose amino-acid sequence MKPSTVIIGIILFAIVTMIIYGWGIVKQKNQTKDLMNLLFSKGQDKIKKYLKQNEYITISQVEQICDGLEAKQPFSQNRAVVKNKQDYAKKLIEYMLKTNQIEKEGSRYKWHKK is encoded by the coding sequence ATGAAACCATCAACAGTAATTATAGGTATAATTTTATTTGCCATAGTAACAATGATTATATATGGCTGGGGAATTGTAAAACAAAAAAATCAAACAAAGGATTTAATGAATTTGCTTTTTAGCAAAGGACAGGATAAAATAAAAAAGTATTTAAAACAGAATGAATACATTACAATATCGCAAGTTGAGCAGATTTGTGATGGGCTTGAAGCGAAACAGCCTTTTTCGCAAAACAGGGCTGTTGTAAAGAATAAGCAGGACTACGCAAAGAAGCTTATAGAATATATGCTAAAGACTAACCAGATTGAAAAAGAAGGTAGCCGTTATAAATGGCACAAGAAATAA
- a CDS encoding PqqD family protein encodes MKEKKNYIDNIPRINDMKWEVLEDGIVEITVENTGFYNKVAQRLFKKPRYSFIKLDEYGSFVWQQIDGKKSIYEIGKELGNKHKGASDQLYERLSKYFGILERNKYIVFEK; translated from the coding sequence ATGAAAGAGAAGAAGAATTATATTGATAACATTCCCAGAATTAATGATATGAAATGGGAAGTTTTGGAGGATGGAATAGTAGAAATCACAGTAGAAAATACCGGATTTTATAATAAAGTAGCACAGAGATTATTTAAGAAGCCACGTTACAGTTTTATTAAATTAGATGAATATGGAAGTTTTGTGTGGCAGCAGATTGACGGCAAAAAAAGTATATATGAAATTGGAAAAGAACTTGGAAATAAGCATAAGGGTGCTTCAGATCAGTTATATGAAAGACTTTCAAAATATTTTGGAATATTAGAACGCAATAAATATATTGTTTTTGAAAAATAA
- a CDS encoding CTP synthase gives MAVKYVFVTGGVVSGLGKGITAASLGRLLKARGYKVTMQKFDPYINIDPGTMNPIQHGEVFVTDDGAETDLDLGHYERFIDESLTRNSNVTTGKVYWSVLEKERHGDFGGGTVQVIPHITNEIKSRFHRSLSEETEIAIIEVGGTVGDIESQPYIEAIRQFQHDVGRENCILIHVALMVYLPASEEMKTKPIQMSVKELQRLGIQPDVVVCRTEYEIDDNLKDKISLFCNVPASHVVQNLTVDMLYEAPLAMEKEHLAEIVCQSLKLDCPEPDLDEWKAMVDAAKHPVQEVTVALVGKYIALHDAYISVVESLKHAGYPSRCTVNIKWVDSEEVTNENAAEIFSDVSGILVPGGFGSRGIDGKIASIKYARENNIPFLGLCLGMQLSIVEFARDVVGFRDAHSIELNPATTHPVISLMPDQEGITDIGGTLRLGSYPCHLDTESLAYKLYGEELIHERHRHRYEVNNDYREALTSKGMKLSGISPDGRIVEMIEIPSHPFFIATQAHPELKSRPNRPHPLFLGFVNAAIEKGKQK, from the coding sequence ATGGCAGTAAAATATGTATTTGTAACAGGCGGTGTTGTTTCCGGTCTCGGAAAAGGTATCACTGCTGCATCTTTGGGTCGTCTTTTGAAAGCTCGTGGTTACAAGGTAACAATGCAGAAGTTTGATCCTTATATTAACATTGACCCAGGTACTATGAACCCTATTCAGCACGGAGAAGTTTTCGTTACAGACGATGGTGCTGAAACTGATCTTGATTTAGGTCATTATGAAAGATTTATTGATGAAAGTTTAACAAGAAATTCTAACGTTACAACCGGTAAGGTTTACTGGTCTGTACTTGAAAAAGAAAGACATGGTGATTTCGGTGGAGGAACTGTTCAGGTTATTCCGCATATTACTAACGAGATTAAAAGTCGTTTCCACCGCAGTCTTTCAGAAGAAACTGAAATTGCTATTATTGAAGTAGGTGGAACAGTTGGTGATATTGAATCACAGCCATATATTGAAGCTATCAGACAGTTCCAGCATGATGTTGGACGTGAGAATTGTATTCTTATTCACGTAGCTCTTATGGTTTATCTTCCTGCATCTGAAGAAATGAAAACTAAACCTATCCAGATGAGTGTTAAGGAATTACAGAGACTTGGTATTCAGCCTGACGTAGTTGTTTGTCGTACTGAATACGAAATTGACGACAATCTTAAAGACAAAATCAGTCTTTTCTGTAATGTTCCCGCAAGCCACGTTGTTCAAAACCTTACAGTTGATATGCTTTACGAAGCTCCTCTTGCAATGGAAAAAGAACATCTTGCAGAAATTGTTTGCCAGAGCTTAAAGCTTGATTGTCCTGAACCTGACCTTGACGAATGGAAGGCTATGGTTGACGCAGCTAAGCATCCTGTTCAGGAAGTTACAGTTGCATTAGTTGGAAAATATATTGCATTACATGATGCTTACATTAGTGTTGTTGAATCTTTGAAACATGCCGGTTATCCAAGCCGTTGCACTGTTAATATTAAATGGGTTGACTCAGAAGAAGTTACTAATGAGAATGCTGCTGAAATCTTCAGTGATGTTTCAGGTATTCTTGTCCCAGGTGGTTTTGGCAGCCGTGGTATCGACGGTAAGATTGCTTCTATCAAATATGCAAGAGAGAACAATATTCCATTCCTTGGTCTTTGCCTTGGCATGCAGCTTTCAATTGTTGAATTTGCAAGAGATGTAGTTGGTTTCCGTGATGCTCACAGTATTGAACTTAATCCTGCAACTACACATCCTGTTATCAGTCTTATGCCTGACCAGGAGGGTATTACAGATATCGGTGGAACTTTAAGACTTGGTTCTTATCCATGTCACTTGGATACAGAAAGTCTTGCTTATAAATTATATGGGGAAGAATTAATTCATGAACGTCATCGTCATCGTTATGAAGTAAACAACGATTACAGAGAAGCCCTTACCTCAAAGGGAATGAAGTTATCAGGTATCTCTCCTGACGGACGTATTGTAGAAATGATTGAAATTCCTTCACATCCATTCTTCATTGCAACACAGGCACATCCTGAATTAAAGAGCCGTCCTAATAGACCTCATCCTTTATTCTTAGGATTTGTAAATGCAGCAATCGAAAAAGGAAAGCAGAAATAA
- a CDS encoding aminoacyl-histidine dipeptidase, translated as MAVLSELEPNKVFKYFEEICSIPHGSNNVKQISDYLVDFAKAHNLKYRQDDDLNVIIWKDGSKGYEDSEPVILQGHMDMVAVQEADCKKDMEKEGLDLEINGDFISAKGTSLGGDDGIAVAYTLAVLDDEEMAHPPIEAIFTVNEEIGMLGAASIDVSDLKGRLFMNMDSEDEGVFTVSCAGGASVICKFPYKRDLVNAPVIEIKLHGFTGGHSGVEIIKERANSNCAMARVLLNVFQNVGMRLVSVNGGEKDNAIAKLSEAAIVVLPDSVDKAKKIIEDTFAEIKEEYRVTDPDANLTLNVRKSDMVDAFTDAATLATIIAMVNMPNGVQRMNPEIDGLVQTSLNMGILRTEMLEVKMTFAVRSSSETEKQYLIEKLKSLTEIFGGSVEIVGPYPGWEYKADSRLRKVMVDAYKDLYNGEEPVVEGIHAGLECGIFASKLPGLDAVSFGPQMNNIHTTNEELSISSTQRTWELVVKALAALK; from the coding sequence ATGGCAGTATTATCAGAGTTAGAACCAAACAAAGTGTTTAAGTATTTTGAGGAGATTTGTTCAATTCCTCATGGTTCAAATAATGTAAAACAGATAAGTGATTATCTTGTAGATTTTGCAAAAGCACATAATTTAAAATATAGACAGGATGATGATTTAAATGTAATTATTTGGAAAGACGGATCTAAGGGATACGAAGATTCAGAACCTGTAATTCTTCAGGGACATATGGATATGGTTGCAGTTCAGGAAGCTGATTGCAAGAAAGATATGGAAAAAGAAGGATTAGACTTAGAAATTAACGGAGATTTCATTTCAGCTAAGGGAACATCTCTTGGTGGAGATGACGGAATTGCAGTAGCTTATACATTGGCAGTTTTGGATGATGAAGAAATGGCTCATCCACCAATCGAAGCTATTTTTACAGTAAATGAAGAAATTGGTATGCTTGGTGCAGCATCAATTGATGTTTCAGACCTTAAAGGACGTCTTTTTATGAATATGGATTCAGAAGATGAAGGCGTGTTTACAGTAAGTTGTGCCGGCGGTGCATCAGTAATATGTAAGTTCCCATACAAGAGAGATCTTGTTAACGCTCCTGTAATCGAGATTAAATTACACGGTTTCACAGGTGGACATTCAGGTGTTGAAATTATTAAGGAACGCGCAAATTCAAACTGTGCAATGGCAAGAGTTCTTCTTAACGTATTCCAGAATGTTGGTATGAGATTAGTTTCTGTTAACGGTGGTGAAAAAGACAATGCTATAGCAAAATTAAGTGAAGCAGCAATTGTTGTACTTCCTGACTCAGTAGATAAGGCTAAAAAGATTATCGAAGATACTTTTGCAGAAATTAAGGAAGAGTACAGGGTTACAGATCCTGATGCTAACTTAACTTTAAATGTAAGAAAATCAGATATGGTTGATGCCTTTACAGACGCAGCTACACTTGCAACAATTATTGCAATGGTTAATATGCCTAATGGAGTTCAGAGAATGAATCCTGAAATTGACGGTTTAGTACAGACATCACTTAATATGGGAATTTTAAGAACTGAAATGTTAGAAGTTAAGATGACATTTGCAGTTAGAAGTTCAAGCGAAACAGAAAAGCAGTACTTAATTGAAAAATTAAAATCCCTTACAGAAATCTTTGGAGGAAGCGTAGAAATAGTAGGACCTTACCCTGGATGGGAATATAAGGCAGATTCAAGATTACGTAAGGTAATGGTTGATGCTTACAAGGATTTATATAATGGTGAAGAACCTGTTGTAGAAGGAATTCACGCAGGACTTGAGTGTGGAATCTTTGCATCTAAGTTACCTGGACTTGATGCTGTATCATTTGGACCACAGATGAATAATATCCATACAACAAATGAAGAATTAAGTATTTCATCAACACAGCGTACATGGGAGTTAGTTGTTAAGGCACTTGCAGCGTTGAAGTAG
- a CDS encoding transcription repressor NadR — MGGEKRRENLLKILQESESAVSGTKLATKFQVSRQVIVQDIALLRAKNHDIISTHKGYVLLDKGNIQRVFKVKHSAEKMLDELNLIVDCGGKVEDVFVYHKLYGVIRVEMNIKSRMDAKRYVDGIKGGVSVPLEQITSEYHYHTVTADSVETLNIIQDQLDKQGYLVALRDYEPVDFWSNTEAES, encoded by the coding sequence ATGGGCGGAGAAAAGAGAAGAGAGAATCTATTAAAAATTTTACAGGAAAGTGAAAGTGCAGTATCAGGAACAAAACTTGCCACAAAGTTTCAGGTAAGCCGCCAGGTTATCGTTCAGGATATAGCATTACTTCGCGCAAAAAATCACGATATAATATCAACACACAAAGGCTATGTACTTCTGGACAAAGGAAACATTCAGAGAGTTTTTAAGGTAAAACACAGTGCCGAAAAGATGCTTGATGAATTAAATCTTATAGTAGATTGCGGTGGTAAAGTGGAAGATGTATTCGTATACCACAAGCTTTATGGAGTAATACGTGTTGAGATGAATATAAAATCCAGAATGGATGCAAAGAGATATGTTGATGGCATAAAAGGAGGTGTTTCTGTTCCCCTTGAACAAATCACCTCAGAATACCATTATCATACAGTAACAGCTGACAGTGTGGAAACATTGAACATAATACAGGACCAGTTAGACAAGCAGGGTTACCTTGTGGCACTGAGAGACTACGAGCCTGTAGACTTCTGGAGTAATACAGAGGCAGAGAGTTAG
- a CDS encoding L-aspartate oxidase — MQTDILIVGSGCAGLYCALNLPKDKNILMITKDIVEHSDSYLAQGGMCMLKDPDDFDSYFYDTMKAGHFENDTAAVETMIKESPDLVKDLLSYGVDFQRDEDGNLAYTREGAHARNRIVYHEDITGKEITSHLYEQCKKLDNLTIKEHWTMVDLLTKDNCCYGVVVRKDDGSLDTITANYTVLACGGIGGIYRYSTNYRHLTGDGIAVAIKHGVELKNVNYVQIHPTTFYSEKEEDRSFLISESVRGEGAKLYNNSKERFTEELLPRDILTGNIRKEMKREGSEHVWLSMKTIDPEQLKEHFPNIVEHCKEHGYNVPDEMIPVVPALHYFMGGIKVNLQSKTSMDQLYAIGETACNGVHGRNRLASNSLLESMVFAKRAAKEMTAEFDKTKTKSFDNVDFTPYEDKKKLEEEYKQLIRDEIDKENAKMNDEEKQEN, encoded by the coding sequence ATGCAAACAGATATTTTGATAGTAGGCAGTGGTTGTGCAGGTTTATATTGCGCACTTAATTTGCCGAAGGACAAAAATATATTAATGATTACAAAGGATATAGTAGAACATAGTGACTCCTATTTAGCACAGGGTGGAATGTGTATGCTTAAAGATCCTGATGATTTTGACAGTTATTTTTATGATACAATGAAAGCAGGCCATTTTGAAAATGATACTGCAGCAGTAGAAACTATGATAAAGGAATCACCTGATTTGGTGAAAGACCTTTTAAGTTATGGGGTTGATTTTCAGAGAGATGAAGATGGAAATCTTGCCTATACAAGAGAGGGCGCCCATGCCAGAAACAGAATCGTTTATCACGAGGACATTACAGGCAAGGAGATTACAAGCCATTTATACGAGCAGTGTAAGAAACTTGATAATCTTACAATTAAGGAACACTGGACAATGGTCGATTTGTTAACTAAGGACAATTGCTGCTATGGTGTTGTTGTAAGAAAGGATGACGGTTCACTTGATACAATAACTGCTAATTATACAGTTTTGGCTTGTGGTGGAATCGGAGGTATTTACAGATATTCAACTAATTACAGACATTTAACAGGTGATGGTATTGCAGTTGCAATTAAACATGGTGTAGAATTAAAGAATGTAAACTATGTGCAGATTCACCCAACAACTTTTTATTCAGAAAAAGAAGAGGACAGAAGTTTCTTAATTTCTGAGTCTGTAAGAGGTGAAGGTGCCAAGTTATATAATAATAGTAAGGAAAGATTTACAGAGGAACTTCTTCCAAGAGATATTCTTACGGGAAATATCAGAAAGGAAATGAAGAGAGAAGGCAGCGAACATGTATGGCTTTCAATGAAGACTATTGATCCTGAACAGTTGAAGGAACACTTCCCTAATATTGTTGAACATTGTAAAGAACACGGATATAATGTGCCTGATGAAATGATACCTGTTGTTCCTGCTCTGCATTATTTTATGGGTGGAATAAAAGTAAATCTTCAGAGTAAGACTTCAATGGATCAGCTTTATGCAATTGGCGAAACAGCCTGCAACGGAGTTCACGGAAGAAACAGACTTGCCAGCAACTCATTATTGGAAAGCATGGTTTTTGCTAAGAGAGCTGCAAAAGAAATGACAGCAGAGTTTGATAAGACCAAAACAAAAAGTTTTGACAATGTTGATTTCACACCATATGAAGACAAGAAGAAGCTTGAAGAAGAATACAAGCAGTTAATTAGAGATGAAATCGATAAAGAAAATGCAAAAATGAATGATGAAGAAAAACAGGAAAATTAA
- the nadC gene encoding carboxylating nicotinate-nucleotide diphosphorylase, with translation MFDPITLKLSVDPLILSALKEDVTSEDVTTNSVMREACMGQVDLICKEDGVICGLQVFARAFQLLDENVEVDLLVKDGDQVKKGQLMGTVKGDIRILLVGERTGLNYLQRMSGIATYTNSIAKLLEGSKTKLLDTRKTSPNNRIFEKYSVRVGGGNNHRYNLTDGILLKDNHIGAAGSVEKAIQMAKEYAPFVRKIEVEVESLDMVRQAVEAGADIIMLDNMDHDVMKEAIEIIDGRAEIEVSGNVTKENISKLVDLGVDYISSGALTHSAPIMDISLKNLHRI, from the coding sequence ATGTTTGATCCAATTACATTAAAATTATCAGTAGATCCACTTATTTTAAGTGCATTAAAGGAAGACGTAACAAGCGAGGACGTAACAACTAATTCAGTTATGAGAGAGGCTTGCATGGGACAGGTAGACCTTATTTGTAAAGAAGACGGAGTTATCTGCGGACTTCAGGTTTTTGCAAGAGCTTTTCAGTTATTAGATGAAAATGTAGAAGTTGATTTGTTAGTTAAAGATGGCGACCAGGTTAAAAAAGGTCAGCTTATGGGAACTGTAAAAGGTGACATCAGAATTCTTTTAGTTGGTGAAAGAACAGGACTTAATTATCTTCAGAGAATGAGTGGTATTGCAACATATACTAATTCAATTGCAAAATTATTAGAAGGCAGCAAGACTAAGCTTCTTGATACAAGAAAGACTTCACCTAATAATCGTATTTTCGAAAAATATTCTGTTAGAGTTGGCGGCGGAAATAACCACAGATACAACCTTACAGACGGTATTTTGCTGAAAGACAATCATATCGGTGCAGCAGGTAGCGTTGAAAAAGCTATCCAGATGGCTAAGGAATATGCTCCTTTCGTAAGAAAGATTGAAGTGGAAGTTGAAAGCTTAGATATGGTTCGTCAGGCAGTTGAAGCCGGTGCCGACATTATTATGTTAGACAATATGGACCATGATGTAATGAAGGAAGCTATTGAAATAATTGATGGAAGAGCTGAAATTGAAGTATCAGGAAATGTAACTAAGGAAAATATTTCTAAATTAGTAGATTTGGGAGTTGATTATATTTCAAGTGGTGCTTTAACACATTCTGCACCTATTATGGATATCTCATTAAAGAATCTTCATCGTATTTAA
- a CDS encoding zinc ribbon domain-containing protein, with product MFCKKCGKYIQPGQNFCPTCGTPVENNNTESMGDTKVIPGLNNMEDMGDTKVIPNLNELENQKSFGNNTNSFDDIDDSDFPEEIEYVEDKIEGFDFPEEPEEEFEFDSDENEEYVVDDEDEIDKSMITNENKKLNIIAIVVSVVIVIGIVIAAIILTKSFGNDNNNNTVETTVEVTTTDDSSNDEKTDAVTDDSDGDNNDDANYTTTYEKSSDETTKKKVKETTKKDKATKKPKTTKAPKATPKPTEAPKATEPPATEPPATEPQVTDASADEKVE from the coding sequence ATGTTTTGTAAAAAATGCGGAAAGTACATACAGCCGGGCCAGAATTTCTGCCCAACGTGTGGAACACCGGTGGAGAACAATAACACCGAAAGTATGGGGGACACAAAAGTTATACCAGGGCTTAATAATATGGAAGATATGGGAGATACAAAGGTTATCCCTAATCTTAATGAATTAGAAAATCAGAAATCTTTTGGAAATAACACAAACTCATTTGACGATATTGATGACAGCGATTTTCCTGAAGAAATCGAATATGTTGAAGATAAAATCGAAGGGTTTGATTTTCCGGAGGAACCTGAAGAAGAATTTGAATTTGATTCAGACGAAAATGAAGAATATGTAGTTGATGATGAAGATGAAATCGATAAGTCAATGATTACAAATGAGAATAAGAAGTTAAACATTATTGCTATTGTAGTTTCAGTTGTAATTGTTATCGGAATAGTAATTGCAGCAATTATTCTTACAAAATCATTTGGAAATGATAACAATAACAACACAGTTGAAACAACAGTAGAAGTAACTACAACAGATGATAGCAGTAATGATGAAAAAACAGATGCAGTAACAGATGACAGCGATGGCGACAACAATGATGATGCCAATTACACAACAACTTACGAAAAGAGTAGTGATGAAACAACAAAGAAAAAGGTGAAAGAAACAACAAAGAAGGATAAAGCGACAAAAAAGCCTAAGACAACAAAAGCACCAAAGGCTACGCCAAAGCCTACGGAAGCACCAAAGGCAACAGAACCACCTGCAACAGAGCCACCTGCAACGGAGCCACAAGTAACAGACGCTTCGGCAGATGAGAAGGTAGAGTAA
- a CDS encoding OPT family oligopeptide transporter: MEKKNDFKPFIPADKVLPEFTVTSVILGMILAVIFGGANAYLGLRVGMTVSASIPAAVISMGVIRVIMKKDSILENNMVQTIGSAGESLAAGAIFTIPAIFIWASEKGSGISTPSFVSIALIALCGGILGVLFMVPLRTALIVEEHGTLPYPEGTACAEVLLAGEEGGSKSKVVFAGLGIAAVYKFIADGLKLFPSEVDFSMQGEYTTAVGMDVLPALAGVGYICGVKISSYLFAGGVLSYLVLIPAIAYFGGESASKVVDDAGKAIAFNQLSASQIWSNYTRYIGAGAVAAGGLISLIKTFPTMIRTFKHAIKGFGKKGDSQLRTEQDISMKLVLGGSLVIAVLIWLLPEIPVSFLGALIVVVFGFFFATVSSRMVGIVGSSNNPVSGMAIATLIVTTFILKATGSTGATGMVSAISIGTVICIVAAMAGDTSQDLKTGYIVGATPRLQQIGELIGAIVSAFAIGGVMYLLNSAWGFGSEQIPAPQATLMKMVVEGVMGGTLPWVLIFMGVFIAIVVEVLGIPVLAFSIGLYLPIYLSTPIMVGGVIKWFIDNKRKYANDEERKDASDRGVLYAAGMIAGEGIVGIVLAILAVVNVADKLNLSSLYGESGAFQTVGNWVGLIAFALLLSTLFHFTKGKKTIEVDAKEK, from the coding sequence ATGGAGAAAAAAAATGACTTTAAGCCATTTATCCCCGCAGACAAGGTATTACCTGAGTTTACAGTAACTTCAGTAATTCTTGGTATGATTTTAGCGGTTATATTTGGTGGCGCCAACGCTTATCTCGGATTAAGAGTTGGTATGACTGTATCAGCCTCAATACCGGCGGCAGTTATTTCAATGGGTGTTATTAGAGTTATTATGAAGAAAGACTCAATCCTTGAAAATAACATGGTACAGACAATTGGTTCAGCAGGTGAATCATTGGCAGCAGGAGCAATTTTCACAATTCCTGCTATTTTTATTTGGGCTTCAGAAAAAGGAAGCGGAATTAGCACACCTTCATTCGTTTCAATTGCATTAATTGCACTTTGTGGTGGTATTTTAGGTGTACTTTTCATGGTACCTCTTCGTACAGCTCTTATTGTAGAAGAACACGGAACACTTCCATATCCTGAAGGAACAGCTTGTGCAGAAGTTCTTTTAGCAGGAGAAGAAGGTGGAAGTAAGTCAAAAGTTGTATTTGCAGGACTTGGAATTGCAGCAGTTTATAAATTTATTGCAGATGGTTTAAAACTTTTCCCTAGTGAAGTTGATTTCTCAATGCAGGGCGAATACACAACAGCAGTAGGTATGGATGTTCTTCCAGCCTTAGCAGGTGTAGGTTACATTTGTGGTGTTAAGATTTCAAGTTACCTTTTTGCAGGTGGTGTGTTATCATACCTTGTTTTAATTCCTGCAATTGCTTACTTCGGTGGCGAATCAGCATCAAAAGTTGTTGATGATGCCGGAAAAGCTATTGCATTTAATCAGTTGTCAGCAAGCCAGATTTGGAGCAACTATACAAGATACATTGGTGCAGGTGCCGTTGCAGCAGGTGGATTAATTAGCTTAATTAAAACATTCCCAACAATGATTAGAACATTTAAACATGCAATCAAGGGATTTGGTAAGAAGGGTGACAGCCAGTTAAGAACAGAACAGGATATTTCAATGAAGTTAGTTCTTGGTGGTTCACTTGTAATTGCAGTTTTAATCTGGTTACTTCCAGAGATTCCTGTTAGCTTCCTAGGAGCACTTATAGTTGTTGTATTTGGTTTCTTCTTTGCAACAGTATCATCAAGAATGGTAGGTATTGTAGGAAGTAGTAACAACCCTGTATCAGGTATGGCTATTGCAACATTAATCGTAACAACATTTATCTTAAAGGCTACAGGCAGCACAGGTGCAACAGGTATGGTATCAGCTATTTCAATCGGTACAGTTATTTGTATCGTAGCAGCTATGGCTGGTGATACTTCACAGGATTTAAAGACAGGTTACATCGTAGGTGCAACACCTAGATTACAGCAGATTGGTGAATTAATTGGTGCTATTGTATCAGCTTTTGCAATCGGTGGAGTTATGTACCTTCTTAACTCAGCATGGGGATTTGGTTCAGAACAGATTCCTGCACCACAGGCTACACTTATGAAGATGGTAGTTGAAGGTGTTATGGGTGGTACATTACCATGGGTATTAATTTTCATGGGTGTATTTATCGCCATCGTTGTTGAAGTTCTTGGAATCCCTGTATTAGCATTCTCAATTGGTCTTTACTTACCAATTTACTTAAGCACACCTATTATGGTTGGTGGTGTTATTAAGTGGTTTATCGATAACAAGAGAAAATATGCTAATGACGAAGAAAGAAAAGACGCATCAGACCGTGGTGTACTTTATGCAGCAGGTATGATTGCAGGTGAAGGTATCGTAGGTATCGTTCTTGCAATATTAGCAGTTGTTAACGTTGCTGATAAGTTAAATCTTTCATCATTATATGGTGAAAGTGGAGCTTTCCAGACAGTTGGTAACTGGGTAGGATTAATTGCATTTGCATTATTACTTTCAACATTGTTCCACTTTACAAAAGGAAAAAAGACTATAGAAGTGGACGCAAAAGAAAAATAA